From Onychostoma macrolepis isolate SWU-2019 chromosome 19, ASM1243209v1, whole genome shotgun sequence, a single genomic window includes:
- the gsdmea gene encoding gasdermin-E, producing the protein MFEKATKKLVQQIDPKGALIAASSLNDSKKLQPLAVVLKIQKGWFWQQTKYKPTEFKINDLLEGDPIKPVCEEEELVNFEGEYRNTVAGTVEMGGSTVCLNANGEGTSKLCLSLGKLKKEAVDIPKLLKLTRGRKLDLTSSFFKKPPPKSKSFTLLKERILTTRDSSISYTELEKASCHAEIGFTELQTYMKDSGKYQHASKTAFSIPPDTVMAYSVVEMTIESDGYFDLCVGPSGVESDDISQNPIPTFSEVDGQGPLIQEGSPLTTLKKELADVQARFCALAYLSAESRSSILHLLRKVLMDRSVLSALVDRLEVLSSGEASCFLTSELSEEQSQNIGAFLDLLKCDQLDKTSSTSLSTYNGCQISTTNHSDPSLASELNGSSSTPEEQNGCHTAVSYENACSTKASRQSKDLMYSMQILMNALEELTGAGLELLEPFCTSEGLQSLQDLVIHLTTSDMPLCKDTIPVFLQSDDDFHRVEELLKSCNILLRKENDTLTSEMTCREGFLPMVLCIAIHGLASFVAA; encoded by the exons ATGTTTGAAAAAGCGACAAAGAAGCTGGTCCAGCAGATAGATCCGAAGGGTGCTCTGATTGCGGCTTCCAGCCTAAATGATTCCAAAAAACTCCAGCCGCTTGCAGTGGTGCTGAAAATCCAAAAAGGCTGGTTCTGGCAGCAAACCAAATATAAACCCACAGAATTCAAGATCAATGACCTGCTGGAAGGGGATCCAATTAAACCAG TGTGTGAGGAGGAAGAGTTAGTAAATTTTGAGGGAGAGTACAGAAACACTGTAGCTGGAACTGTAGAGATGGGAGGTTCTACTGTCTGCCTAAATGCGAATGGAGAGGGCACATCGAAACTTTGTTTATCCCTTGGGAAACTTAAGAAGGAAGCTGTGGATATTCCCAAACTTCTGAAGCTCACTAGAGGAAG GAAGTTGGACCTCACAAGCTCTTTTTTCAAGAAGCCCCCCCCAAAAAGCAAGTCTTTTACCCTCCTTAAAGAGAGAATTTTAACCACCCGCGACAGCTCTATCTCCTACACTGAACTGGAGAAGGCCAGCTGCCATGCTGAGATTGGTTTTACTGAG TTGCAGACGTACATGAAAGACAGCGGTAAATATCAACATGCTTCTAAGACTGCATTTAGCATCCCACCGGACACTGTGATGGCTTACAGTGTCGTTGAAATGACCATCGAAAGTGACGGCTACTTTG ATTTGTGCGTTGGGCCCAGTGGGGTGGAATCAGATGATATTTCCCAGAATCCCATTCCCACTTTCTCAGAGGTGGATGGTCAAGGGCCACTTATCCAGGAAGGTTCCCCACTTACTACTCTAAAAAAAG AACTTGCAGATGTTCAGGCTAGATTTTGTGCACTGGCTTACTTGTCTGCTGAAAGCCGTTCCTCCATCCTGCACCTGTTGAGGAAAGTTCTGATGGACCGATCTGTCTTGTCAGCTTTGGTGGATAGA CTTGAGGTGTTAAGCAGCGGTGAAGCTTCCTGCTTCTTAACCAGCGAGTTGTCTGAAGAACAGAGTCAGAATATTGGTGCATTTTTAGACTTACTGAAGTGTGACCAACTTGACAAGACGTCATCAACGTCATTGTCAACTTATAATGGATGTCAGATAtcaacaaccaatcacagcgaTCCTTCCTTGGCATCTGAGTTAAATGGATCAAGCTCCACACCAGAAGAACAGAATGGATGTCATACAGCTGTATCCTATGAGAATGCATGCTCAACAAAAGCAAGCAGGCAGAGCAAGGATCTCATGTATTCCATGCAAATACTGATGAACGCTCTTGAGG AGCTGACGGGCGCCGGATTGGAGCTGCTAGAGCCGTTCTGCACTTCTGAAGGTCTCCAAAGTCTACAGGATTTA GTAATTCATCTGACTACAAGCGATATGCCTCTCTGCAAGGACACCATCCCTGTTTTCCTCCAAAGTGACGATGACTTCCACAGAGTGGAGGAACTTTTGAAGTCATGCAATATTTTGCTAAGGAAAGAGAATGACACGTTGACCTCAGAAATGACCTGTAGAGAGGGATTCCTCCCTATGGTTCTGTGCATTGCCATCCATGGCCTTGCATCCTTTGTTGCTGCGTGA
- the pals2b gene encoding MAGUK p55 subfamily member 6b isoform X1 encodes MITAMQQVLDNLGELPSTTGAKDIDLIFLKGIMESPIVRSLAKAHERLEDVKLEAVQENNVDLVTEILGDISGLSVRDDSAAELSKILQEPHFQSLLEAHDIVASKCYEAPPPPEVTNDAAVNNALMQADAVRMIGIRKKAGEPLGVTFRMDKGDLVIARILHGGLIDRQGLLHVGDIIKEVNGKDVGNNPTELQEMLKECSGGITLKILPSYRDAAAPPQVYVQPHFDYNPANDNLIPCREAGLAFKRGDILQIVNREDPNWWQACHLTEGGTGLIPSQFLEEKRKAFVPRDLDGAGILCGTLTGKKKKKMMYLTAKNAEFDRHELQIYEEVARMPPFQRKTLILIGAQGVGRRSLKNRLVVLHPTRFGTTVPHTSRRPRNDEQDGQSYRFVTRLEMEMDIKAGRYLEHGEYDGNLYGTKIDSIHEVVNTGRTCILDVNPQALKVLKTAEFMPYVVFIAAPEFDTLKAMHKAVVDAGLTTKQLTDVDLKKTVDESARILRAYRHYFDLIIVNDNLDGAFEKLQSAVDQLCTEPQWVPVSWVY; translated from the exons CTATGCAGCAGGTGTTGGATAACTTGGGCGAGTTGCCCTCCACCACCGGGGCTAAAGACATTGACCTCATCTTCCTCAAAGGCATCATGGAGAGTCCTATCGTCCGCTCGCTGGCCAAG GCTCATGAGCGTTTGGAGGATGTGAAGTTGGAAGCAGTGCAGGAGAATAACGTGGATCTTGTGACTGAGATTCTGGGTGACATCAGTGGACTGAGCGTACGAGATGACAGCGCAGCAGAGCTCTCCAAAATCCTGCAGGAGCCCCATTTTCAG TCTCTTCTGGAAGCCCATGACATAGTGGCGTCTAAGTGCTATGAAGCCCCACCCCCTCCTGAGGTGACCAATGATGCGGCAGTAAACAACGCTCTTATGCAGGCTGATGCAGTCAGGATGATTGGCATCCGCAAGAAAGCAGGAGAACCtctg GGTGTGACCTTCCGAATGGACAAGGGTGACCTGGTAATCGCTCGCATCCTCCACGGAGGGCTGATTGACAGGCAGGGGCTGCTGCATGTGGGTGACATCATAAAGGAGGTGAATGGGAAGGACGTCGGCAATAATCCCACTGAACTCCAGGAGATGCTCAAAGAATGTAGTGGAGGAATAACACTGAAAATACTGCCCAGCTACAGAGATGCTGCAGCGCCAccacag GTTTATGTGCAGCCACATTTTGACTACAATCCAGCCAATGACAATCTAATTCCATGCAGAGAGGCGGGGCTAGCTTTCAAAAGGGGTGATATCCTGCAGATTGTCAACCGAGAAGACCCAAACTGGTGGCAG GCATGCCATTTAACGGAAGGAGGTACTGGGCTGATTCCCAGTCAGTTTCTGGAGGAAAAGAGGAAAGCATTTGTTCCAAGAGACCTGGATGGAGCAG gAATCCTATGTGGAACACTAACTggtaaaaagaagaaaaaaatgatgtACCTCACTGCCAAAAATGCAG AGTTCGATCGGCATGAGCTTCAGATCTACGAGGAAGTAGCACGTATGCCACCGTTTCAGAGGAAAACCCTCATCCTGATTGGAGCGCAAGGAGTGGGGCGACGTAGCCTGAAAAACAGACTAGTTGTGCTACATCCCACTCGCTTTGGTACCACTGTACCAC ACACGTCTCGGCGGCCTCGCAATGATGAGCAAGATGGTCAGTCATATAGATTTGTAACACGTCTAGAGATGGAGATGGACATCAAGGCGGGCCGGTACCTGGAACACGGAGAGTACGATGGCAACCTCTACGGTACTAAAATTGACTCCATCCATGAGGTGGTGAACACCGGACGCACATGTATCCTGGACGTCAATCCGCAG GCTCTGAAGGTGTTAAAAACCGCAGAGTTTATGCCGTATGTCGTGTTCATCGCAGCGCCAGAGTTCGACACACTGAAGGCTATGCACAAAGCTGTGGTTGATGCTGGACTCACCACCAAACAGCTCACA GATGTGGACCTGAAGAAGACCGTGGATGAAAGCGCTCGCATCCTGCGGGCTTACAGACACTACTTTGATCTCATCATTGTCAATGACAACCTAGACGGTGCATTTGAGAAACTGCAGTCGGCTGTGGACCAACTCTGTACTGAACCACAGTGGGTTCCAGTGAGCTGGGTTTACTAA
- the pals2b gene encoding MAGUK p55 subfamily member 6b isoform X2, translating to MQQVLDNLGELPSTTGAKDIDLIFLKGIMESPIVRSLAKAHERLEDVKLEAVQENNVDLVTEILGDISGLSVRDDSAAELSKILQEPHFQSLLEAHDIVASKCYEAPPPPEVTNDAAVNNALMQADAVRMIGIRKKAGEPLGVTFRMDKGDLVIARILHGGLIDRQGLLHVGDIIKEVNGKDVGNNPTELQEMLKECSGGITLKILPSYRDAAAPPQVYVQPHFDYNPANDNLIPCREAGLAFKRGDILQIVNREDPNWWQACHLTEGGTGLIPSQFLEEKRKAFVPRDLDGAGILCGTLTGKKKKKMMYLTAKNAEFDRHELQIYEEVARMPPFQRKTLILIGAQGVGRRSLKNRLVVLHPTRFGTTVPHTSRRPRNDEQDGQSYRFVTRLEMEMDIKAGRYLEHGEYDGNLYGTKIDSIHEVVNTGRTCILDVNPQALKVLKTAEFMPYVVFIAAPEFDTLKAMHKAVVDAGLTTKQLTDVDLKKTVDESARILRAYRHYFDLIIVNDNLDGAFEKLQSAVDQLCTEPQWVPVSWVY from the exons ATGCAGCAGGTGTTGGATAACTTGGGCGAGTTGCCCTCCACCACCGGGGCTAAAGACATTGACCTCATCTTCCTCAAAGGCATCATGGAGAGTCCTATCGTCCGCTCGCTGGCCAAG GCTCATGAGCGTTTGGAGGATGTGAAGTTGGAAGCAGTGCAGGAGAATAACGTGGATCTTGTGACTGAGATTCTGGGTGACATCAGTGGACTGAGCGTACGAGATGACAGCGCAGCAGAGCTCTCCAAAATCCTGCAGGAGCCCCATTTTCAG TCTCTTCTGGAAGCCCATGACATAGTGGCGTCTAAGTGCTATGAAGCCCCACCCCCTCCTGAGGTGACCAATGATGCGGCAGTAAACAACGCTCTTATGCAGGCTGATGCAGTCAGGATGATTGGCATCCGCAAGAAAGCAGGAGAACCtctg GGTGTGACCTTCCGAATGGACAAGGGTGACCTGGTAATCGCTCGCATCCTCCACGGAGGGCTGATTGACAGGCAGGGGCTGCTGCATGTGGGTGACATCATAAAGGAGGTGAATGGGAAGGACGTCGGCAATAATCCCACTGAACTCCAGGAGATGCTCAAAGAATGTAGTGGAGGAATAACACTGAAAATACTGCCCAGCTACAGAGATGCTGCAGCGCCAccacag GTTTATGTGCAGCCACATTTTGACTACAATCCAGCCAATGACAATCTAATTCCATGCAGAGAGGCGGGGCTAGCTTTCAAAAGGGGTGATATCCTGCAGATTGTCAACCGAGAAGACCCAAACTGGTGGCAG GCATGCCATTTAACGGAAGGAGGTACTGGGCTGATTCCCAGTCAGTTTCTGGAGGAAAAGAGGAAAGCATTTGTTCCAAGAGACCTGGATGGAGCAG gAATCCTATGTGGAACACTAACTggtaaaaagaagaaaaaaatgatgtACCTCACTGCCAAAAATGCAG AGTTCGATCGGCATGAGCTTCAGATCTACGAGGAAGTAGCACGTATGCCACCGTTTCAGAGGAAAACCCTCATCCTGATTGGAGCGCAAGGAGTGGGGCGACGTAGCCTGAAAAACAGACTAGTTGTGCTACATCCCACTCGCTTTGGTACCACTGTACCAC ACACGTCTCGGCGGCCTCGCAATGATGAGCAAGATGGTCAGTCATATAGATTTGTAACACGTCTAGAGATGGAGATGGACATCAAGGCGGGCCGGTACCTGGAACACGGAGAGTACGATGGCAACCTCTACGGTACTAAAATTGACTCCATCCATGAGGTGGTGAACACCGGACGCACATGTATCCTGGACGTCAATCCGCAG GCTCTGAAGGTGTTAAAAACCGCAGAGTTTATGCCGTATGTCGTGTTCATCGCAGCGCCAGAGTTCGACACACTGAAGGCTATGCACAAAGCTGTGGTTGATGCTGGACTCACCACCAAACAGCTCACA GATGTGGACCTGAAGAAGACCGTGGATGAAAGCGCTCGCATCCTGCGGGCTTACAGACACTACTTTGATCTCATCATTGTCAATGACAACCTAGACGGTGCATTTGAGAAACTGCAGTCGGCTGTGGACCAACTCTGTACTGAACCACAGTGGGTTCCAGTGAGCTGGGTTTACTAA
- the pals2b gene encoding MAGUK p55 subfamily member 6b isoform X3 — MITAMQQVLDNLGELPSTTGAKDIDLIFLKGIMESPIVRSLAKAHERLEDVKLEAVQENNVDLVTEILGDISGLSVRDDSAAELSKILQEPHFQSLLEAHDIVASKCYEAPPPPEVTNDAAVNNALMQADAVRMIGIRKKAGEPLGVTFRMDKGDLVIARILHGGLIDRQGLLHVGDIIKEVNGKDVGNNPTELQEMLKECSGGITLKILPSYRDAAAPPQVYVQPHFDYNPANDNLIPCREAGLAFKRGDILQIVNREDPNWWQACHLTEGGTGLIPSQFLEEKRKAFVPRDLDGAEFDRHELQIYEEVARMPPFQRKTLILIGAQGVGRRSLKNRLVVLHPTRFGTTVPHTSRRPRNDEQDGQSYRFVTRLEMEMDIKAGRYLEHGEYDGNLYGTKIDSIHEVVNTGRTCILDVNPQALKVLKTAEFMPYVVFIAAPEFDTLKAMHKAVVDAGLTTKQLTDVDLKKTVDESARILRAYRHYFDLIIVNDNLDGAFEKLQSAVDQLCTEPQWVPVSWVY, encoded by the exons CTATGCAGCAGGTGTTGGATAACTTGGGCGAGTTGCCCTCCACCACCGGGGCTAAAGACATTGACCTCATCTTCCTCAAAGGCATCATGGAGAGTCCTATCGTCCGCTCGCTGGCCAAG GCTCATGAGCGTTTGGAGGATGTGAAGTTGGAAGCAGTGCAGGAGAATAACGTGGATCTTGTGACTGAGATTCTGGGTGACATCAGTGGACTGAGCGTACGAGATGACAGCGCAGCAGAGCTCTCCAAAATCCTGCAGGAGCCCCATTTTCAG TCTCTTCTGGAAGCCCATGACATAGTGGCGTCTAAGTGCTATGAAGCCCCACCCCCTCCTGAGGTGACCAATGATGCGGCAGTAAACAACGCTCTTATGCAGGCTGATGCAGTCAGGATGATTGGCATCCGCAAGAAAGCAGGAGAACCtctg GGTGTGACCTTCCGAATGGACAAGGGTGACCTGGTAATCGCTCGCATCCTCCACGGAGGGCTGATTGACAGGCAGGGGCTGCTGCATGTGGGTGACATCATAAAGGAGGTGAATGGGAAGGACGTCGGCAATAATCCCACTGAACTCCAGGAGATGCTCAAAGAATGTAGTGGAGGAATAACACTGAAAATACTGCCCAGCTACAGAGATGCTGCAGCGCCAccacag GTTTATGTGCAGCCACATTTTGACTACAATCCAGCCAATGACAATCTAATTCCATGCAGAGAGGCGGGGCTAGCTTTCAAAAGGGGTGATATCCTGCAGATTGTCAACCGAGAAGACCCAAACTGGTGGCAG GCATGCCATTTAACGGAAGGAGGTACTGGGCTGATTCCCAGTCAGTTTCTGGAGGAAAAGAGGAAAGCATTTGTTCCAAGAGACCTGGATGGAGCAG AGTTCGATCGGCATGAGCTTCAGATCTACGAGGAAGTAGCACGTATGCCACCGTTTCAGAGGAAAACCCTCATCCTGATTGGAGCGCAAGGAGTGGGGCGACGTAGCCTGAAAAACAGACTAGTTGTGCTACATCCCACTCGCTTTGGTACCACTGTACCAC ACACGTCTCGGCGGCCTCGCAATGATGAGCAAGATGGTCAGTCATATAGATTTGTAACACGTCTAGAGATGGAGATGGACATCAAGGCGGGCCGGTACCTGGAACACGGAGAGTACGATGGCAACCTCTACGGTACTAAAATTGACTCCATCCATGAGGTGGTGAACACCGGACGCACATGTATCCTGGACGTCAATCCGCAG GCTCTGAAGGTGTTAAAAACCGCAGAGTTTATGCCGTATGTCGTGTTCATCGCAGCGCCAGAGTTCGACACACTGAAGGCTATGCACAAAGCTGTGGTTGATGCTGGACTCACCACCAAACAGCTCACA GATGTGGACCTGAAGAAGACCGTGGATGAAAGCGCTCGCATCCTGCGGGCTTACAGACACTACTTTGATCTCATCATTGTCAATGACAACCTAGACGGTGCATTTGAGAAACTGCAGTCGGCTGTGGACCAACTCTGTACTGAACCACAGTGGGTTCCAGTGAGCTGGGTTTACTAA
- the pals2b gene encoding MAGUK p55 subfamily member 6b isoform X4: MITAMQQVLDNLGELPSTTGAKDIDLIFLKGIMESPIVRSLAKAHERLEDVKLEAVQENNVDLVTEILGDISGLSVRDDSAAELSKILQEPHFQSLLEAHDIVASKCYEAPPPPEVTNDAAVNNALMQADAVRMIGIRKKAGEPLGVTFRMDKGDLVIARILHGGLIDRQGLLHVGDIIKEVNGKDVGNNPTELQEMLKECSGGITLKILPSYRDAAAPPQVYVQPHFDYNPANDNLIPCREAGLAFKRGDILQIVNREDPNWWQACHLTEGGTGLIPSQFLEEKRKAFVPRDLDGAGILCGTLTGKKKKKMMYLTAKNAEFDRHELQIYEEVARMPPFQRKTLILIGAQGVGRRSLKNRLVVLHPTRFGTTVPHTSRRPRNDEQDGQSYRFVTRLEMEMDIKAGRYLEHGEYDGNLYGTKIDSIHEVVNTGRTCILDVNPQALKVLKTAEFMPYVVFIAAPEFDTLKAMHKAVVDAGLTTKQLTFCSLSLSLSYRMWT; encoded by the exons CTATGCAGCAGGTGTTGGATAACTTGGGCGAGTTGCCCTCCACCACCGGGGCTAAAGACATTGACCTCATCTTCCTCAAAGGCATCATGGAGAGTCCTATCGTCCGCTCGCTGGCCAAG GCTCATGAGCGTTTGGAGGATGTGAAGTTGGAAGCAGTGCAGGAGAATAACGTGGATCTTGTGACTGAGATTCTGGGTGACATCAGTGGACTGAGCGTACGAGATGACAGCGCAGCAGAGCTCTCCAAAATCCTGCAGGAGCCCCATTTTCAG TCTCTTCTGGAAGCCCATGACATAGTGGCGTCTAAGTGCTATGAAGCCCCACCCCCTCCTGAGGTGACCAATGATGCGGCAGTAAACAACGCTCTTATGCAGGCTGATGCAGTCAGGATGATTGGCATCCGCAAGAAAGCAGGAGAACCtctg GGTGTGACCTTCCGAATGGACAAGGGTGACCTGGTAATCGCTCGCATCCTCCACGGAGGGCTGATTGACAGGCAGGGGCTGCTGCATGTGGGTGACATCATAAAGGAGGTGAATGGGAAGGACGTCGGCAATAATCCCACTGAACTCCAGGAGATGCTCAAAGAATGTAGTGGAGGAATAACACTGAAAATACTGCCCAGCTACAGAGATGCTGCAGCGCCAccacag GTTTATGTGCAGCCACATTTTGACTACAATCCAGCCAATGACAATCTAATTCCATGCAGAGAGGCGGGGCTAGCTTTCAAAAGGGGTGATATCCTGCAGATTGTCAACCGAGAAGACCCAAACTGGTGGCAG GCATGCCATTTAACGGAAGGAGGTACTGGGCTGATTCCCAGTCAGTTTCTGGAGGAAAAGAGGAAAGCATTTGTTCCAAGAGACCTGGATGGAGCAG gAATCCTATGTGGAACACTAACTggtaaaaagaagaaaaaaatgatgtACCTCACTGCCAAAAATGCAG AGTTCGATCGGCATGAGCTTCAGATCTACGAGGAAGTAGCACGTATGCCACCGTTTCAGAGGAAAACCCTCATCCTGATTGGAGCGCAAGGAGTGGGGCGACGTAGCCTGAAAAACAGACTAGTTGTGCTACATCCCACTCGCTTTGGTACCACTGTACCAC ACACGTCTCGGCGGCCTCGCAATGATGAGCAAGATGGTCAGTCATATAGATTTGTAACACGTCTAGAGATGGAGATGGACATCAAGGCGGGCCGGTACCTGGAACACGGAGAGTACGATGGCAACCTCTACGGTACTAAAATTGACTCCATCCATGAGGTGGTGAACACCGGACGCACATGTATCCTGGACGTCAATCCGCAG GCTCTGAAGGTGTTAAAAACCGCAGAGTTTATGCCGTATGTCGTGTTCATCGCAGCGCCAGAGTTCGACACACTGAAGGCTATGCACAAAGCTGTGGTTGATGCTGGACTCACCACCAAACAGCTCACA ttctgttctctctctctctctctttcttacaGGATGTGGACCTGA